A single genomic interval of Coccidioides posadasii str. Silveira chromosome 1, complete sequence harbors:
- the RPL15 gene encoding 60S ribosomal protein eL15 (EggNog:ENOG410PG8Y~COG:J~BUSCO:13539at33183), producing the protein MGALKYVEELQRKKQSDVMRFLLRVRCWELRQLNVIHRASRPSRPDKARRLGYKAKQGYVIYRVRVRRGGRKRPAPKGATYGKPTNHGVNQLKYQRSLKATAEERVGKRCANLRVLNSYWINEDSTYKYFEVILVDPQHKAIRRDPRINWIVKPVHKHRECRGLTATGKKSRGLNKGHRYNKTTAGRRKTWKRHNTLSLWRYR; encoded by the exons ATGGGTGCTCTTAAATATGTTGAAGAGCTTCAGCGCAAGAAGCAATCCGATGTGATGCGCTTCTTGCTGCGCGTACGATGCTGGGAG CTTCGTCAACTCAATGTGATCCATCGTGCTTCTCGCCCCTCTCGTCCCGATAAGGCTCGCCGTCTCGGATACAAGGCTAAGCAGGGTTATGTTATCTACCGTGTCCGTGTGCGCCGTGGTGGACGCAAGCGACCTGCCCCCAAGGGTGCTACTTATG GCAAACCCACCAACCACGGTGTCAACCAGCTCAAATACCAGCGTTCCCTCAAGGCTACTGCCGAGGAGCGCGTTGGCAAGCGCTGCGCTAACCTCCGTGTCCTCAACTCCTACTGGATCAACGAGGACTCTACCTACAAGTACTTTGAGGTCATTCTCGTCGATCCTCAGCACAAGGCTATCCGTCGTGATCCTCGCATCAACTGGATCGTGAAGCCAGTTCACAAG CACCGCGAATGCCGTGGTCTCACTGCAACTGGCAAGAAATCCCGCGGTCTCAACAAGGGACACCGCTACAACAAGACCACCGCCGGCAGACGGAAGACCTGGAAGCGACACAATACCCTCAGCCTCTGGAGATACCGATAA
- a CDS encoding uncharacterized protein (EggNog:ENOG410PKR2~COG:J~BUSCO:6273at33183), translating to MPTEPIFLPNGYVYTVTPVFGGMTFKHNEINISHSTLPPGWNIVVHTERFSPTSEECRPESPSNSGNSSSGLSRPGSGSRPQSPSRENRRTPRSRSFRFTKPTLDRDCLFISSLFFPSSRDFKSPSSPTRQIAMMLWATLWWYFHLPEPNRHVSTPESALTPEPGRPKGEWRVYIKREGVLKGRNLMQKLERMGLVTSEDSSVGLDPADPDYQDGWKEMYVSRRRFWQLDPRIFLFTLQPVSVPPVIDIPHFSRPDSPPSGSISTTSPTSAAALLGPENVPFNPSMPGGPFYSGSHLPTFFPPAPPLYTFTNGTRHPIRPKPPRQGETFYVRYIRSVAQTLSFRVPVLKARESVMLSDLNIRHRKSASATSIADMITAGSVSPRSENESDLDVLHRWMNNPRINAAWGAAGPRSIQDAFLRKQLTSTFSFPALGCWDGKPFGYFEIYWIKEANIAKLLLSPVGNWDRGFHCLIGEEEYRSSHRVQIWLSALVHYCWLADNRTENVILEPRVDNERLISSLHTAGFYKDGEVTFPHKQAAVMRMKRDNWEAPVI from the exons ATGCCAACTGAGCCAATTTTCCTTCCCAACGGTTATGTGTACACCGTCACCCCCGTCTTCGGGGGAATGACATTCAAGCACAACGAAATCAACATCAGCCATTCAACCCTACCACCGGGATGGAATATAGTCGTACATACCGAAAGGTTTTCTCCGACAAGTGAGGAATGCCGACCCGAATCTCCCTCCAATTCTGGCAATTCCTCGTCGGGCCTCTCCCGCCCAGGCTCTGGCTCAAGGCCTCAAAGCCCGTCCAGGGAGAATAGACGCACCCCCCGAAGCCGTTCATTTCGCTTTACAAAACCGACCCTTGACCGTGATTGCCTTTTCATCTCTTCCCTATTCTTTCCTTCAAGTCGGGACTTCAAATCGCCCTCATCGCCCACACGGCAGATTGCGATGATGCTCTGGGCAACCCTTTGGTGGTATTTTCATTTACCAGAGCCAAATCGACATGTCTCCACCCCTGAATCCGCGTTGACACCCGAGCCTGGCCGCCCAAAGGGAGAGTGGCGTGTGTATATCAAACGAGAAGGTGTCCTTAAAGGTCGCAATCTGATGCAAAAACTGGAGCGAATGGGCTTAGTGACATCTGAGGATTCGTCCGTGGGTCTCGATCCCGCCGATCCTGATTATCAGGATGGCTGGAAAGAAATGTACGTCAGTCGTCGTAGGTTCTGGCAATTGGATCCTAGAATCTTCCTTTTCACGTTGCAGCCCGTGTCAGTGCCACCGGTTATCGATATACCACACTTTTCTCGCCCGGACTCTCCCCCCAGTGGTAGCATATCAACGACATCCCCTACGTCTGCAGCTGCTCTTCTAGGCCCGGAAAATGTTCCTTTCAACCCATCTATGCCTGGTGGCCCATTTTACTCTGGAAGTCACTTGCCAACCTTTTTCCCTCCCGCTCCTCCACTCTATACTTTCACAAACGGAACACGCCATCCCATCCGTCCTAAACCACCCAGGCAAGGAGAAACGTTCTATGTCCGCTATATTCGCAGTGTAGCGCAGACGCTGTCCTTCCGTGTCCCAGTTCTCAAGGCGAGAGAGTCGGTCATGTTAAGTGACTTGAACATACGCCATCGCAAGTCCGCAAGCGCAACATCCATCGCTGACATGATAACAGCGGGTTCTGTCTCGCCCAGATCAGAAAATGAATCAGATCTTGACGTCTTACACAGGTGGATGAACAATCCACGCATTAATGCTGCTTGGGGCGCAGCTGGCCCGCGCTCGATTCAAGATGCTTTCCTGCGGAAGCAACTCACGTCCACCTTCTCATTTCCCGCCTTGGGTTGTTGGGATGGCAAGCCGTTTGGGTATTTTGAGATTTATTGGATAAAGGAGGCAAATATAGCAAAGCTGCTCCTGTCTCCAGTGGGCAATTGGGATCGTGGGTTCCACTGCTTAATTGGCGAAGAGGAGTACCGGAGTTCACATCGAGTACAGATATGGTTGAGTGCACTGGTACACTACTGCTGGCTGGCGGATAATCGGACGGAGAATGTCATCCTGGAGCCTAGAGTTGACAATGAGAG GTTAATTTCTAGCCTTCATACAGCAGGCTTCTATAAAGATGGAGAAGTGACCTTTCCCCACAAGCAAGCTGCTGTGATGAGGATGAAACGAGATAATTGGGAAGCACCCGTGATATGA
- a CDS encoding uncharacterized protein (EggNog:ENOG410Q54S): MTRTKQAAVRPRWGGRKATSATETRPTGGMSRRATGYAATDDDYNDDDLPESYDNSQDSVDEVEGVRIAALNALQAAMSRVEKNDNFAKTFELKVRTEEKRLLDMLDEEQVKMQSEEEQFQAQFETLLKSALAPLSGPAKDVPHIDEGEKDPEAQGATSFASHPLYVASKTLLERLHAVLDACERVNDYIRDIDQLPNLAEEWEKDYVEARRLIIAGREASTLEIEKMITYDKARVNGVNGLGGKALKRKRDSEMDENLKAMFEMGKADDEEEEEDGSEMGKGREEIHGWGITAHRLRKGLRALISAFPESGKKS, translated from the exons ATGACCCGTACTAAGCAGGCTG CGGTGCGACCCCGTTGGGGAGGACGTAAGGCTACCTCGGCGACGGAAACGAGACCTACCGGGGGAATGTCACGTCGAGCTACGGGATATGCCGCTACTGATGATGATTACAATGACGATGATCTTCCAGAAAGTTACGACAACTCGCAGGATAGCGTAGACGAGGTGGAAGGGGTAAG GATCGCGGCACTTAATGCACTGCAAGCTGCAATGTCACGTGTAGAAAAGAATGATAACTTCGCGAAGACGTTTGAACTGAAAGTTCGCACAGAAGAAAAGAGGCTACTGGATATGTTGGATGAGGAACAAGTCAAAAT GCAATCGGAAGAGGAGCAGTTCCAGGCCCAATTTGAAACCCTTCTGAAGTCTGCTCTGGCACCGCTTTCCGGTCCAGCCAAGGATGTTCCGCATATTGACGAGGGCGAAAAGGACCCTGAGGCGCAGGGAGCAACCTCTTTCGCGAGCCACCCCCTCTATGTCGCGTCTAAAACCTTGCTTGAACGTTTGCACGCCGTGCTTGACGCGTGCGAGAGGGTCAATGACTATATCAGAGATATTGACCAGCTTCCAAATTTGGCAGAAGAATGGGAGAAGGACTACGTGGAAGCGCGACGACTTATTATAGCCGGCCGTGAAGCCTCCACGTTAGAGATTGAAAAAATGATCACGTATGACAAGGCTCGGGTAAACGGTGTCAATGGACTAGGAGGCAAAGctttgaagagaaagagggaTTCTGAGATGGATGAGAATCTGAAAGCCATGTTTGAAATGGGTAAGGCGGAcgatgaggaagaggaggaggatgggaGTGAAATGGGGAAAGGACGAGAGGAGATACATGGATGGGGAATTACGGCGCATAGGCTTCGGAAAGGGCTGAGAGCGCTAATCAGCGCGTTCCCAGAGAGTGGTAAAAAAAGCTAA
- a CDS encoding uncharacterized protein (TransMembrane:1 (o20-39i)) has product MHPFPSDHIPSPIPFCRTTYSRDTIIISIKLIYILLLLYKYRSLQHFAYLTGWVPHIRDLELIRLSFTIWSGHFKRYGPYEYRLSEVPWIRIRQNFLLREYMAPGWAELLAENMLAGKNVEDGSYRVHAELLLPNRTSLLCMVADLVIRDGTMEF; this is encoded by the coding sequence ATGCACCCTTTTCCTTCTGACCATATCCCTTCACCTATTCCTTTCTGTAGAACTACATACTCCCGTGATACGATCATAATTTCTATCAAACTGATATACATACTTCTCCTCCTTTACAAATATAGGTCGCTCCAACACTTTGCCTACCTAACCGGCTGGGTCCCGCACATTCGCGATCTCGAACTTATCAGGCTGTCTTTCACAATCTGGTCCGGCCACTTCAAGCGCTATGGCCCGTATGAATATCGCTTAAGCGAGGTCCCGTGGATCCGTATCCGACAGAATTTCTTGCTCCGAGAGTACATGGCGCCGGGCTGGGCCGAGTTGCTTGCCGAAAATATGCTAGCAGGAAAAAATGTCGAAGACGGATCGTATCGGGTTCATGCAGAATTGCTGTTGCCAAATCGGACCTCTTTATTGTGCATGGTTGCCGACCTGGTCATCAGGGATGGGACCATGGAGTTTTGA